From candidate division WOR-3 bacterium, the proteins below share one genomic window:
- a CDS encoding DUF364 domain-containing protein — MKILKEIISDLEKGVKVSAIRKGSLWTGVVSRRCGLSSALNGRNCGKYGHENFADKYSDMSADKLASLSLSDDIAEASLGMAAINSVIDIDIESCEEFNSKDFIIKSGKGKNVSVVGHFPFVDELRNVTKNLWVIEKKPKPGDFQEGDSKTYLPESDIIAITSTTFINHTLSNLLKLCPDESVKILLGPTTPLTKILFDYGIDVISGSYVTDTDLVLENIKKGMSFSAMKKCGGIKLVNLVRCQTKIFPTSD, encoded by the coding sequence ATGAAAATTCTCAAAGAAATAATATCCGACCTTGAAAAGGGAGTGAAAGTAAGCGCAATAAGAAAAGGCTCTCTTTGGACGGGCGTTGTCAGCAGGCGATGCGGATTATCTTCTGCTTTAAACGGAAGAAATTGCGGGAAATACGGACATGAAAACTTTGCCGATAAATATTCGGACATGTCCGCCGATAAACTCGCTTCATTATCTCTTTCGGACGATATTGCCGAAGCATCACTCGGTATGGCCGCGATAAATTCTGTCATTGACATTGATATTGAATCTTGTGAGGAATTTAATTCCAAGGATTTCATTATAAAATCAGGAAAAGGGAAAAACGTGTCTGTCGTAGGTCATTTTCCTTTTGTCGATGAACTCAGGAATGTCACTAAAAATCTGTGGGTTATTGAAAAAAAGCCTAAGCCGGGAGACTTTCAGGAAGGCGACAGCAAGACATATTTACCCGAGTCGGACATCATTGCCATAACGAGCACAACTTTTATAAATCACACTTTATCGAATCTTCTAAAGCTTTGCCCGGATGAAAGCGTTAAAATTTTATTAGGGCCGACCACTCCATTGACGAAAATTCTTTTCGATTATGGTATAGACGTTATTTCCGGTTCGTATGTCACTGATACTGATCTCGTTCTTGAAAATATAAAAAAAGGTATGAGCTTCAGTGCGATGAAAAAATGCGGAGGTATAAAGCTTGTTAATCTTGTAAGGTGTCAAACAAAAATATTCCCGACAAGCGATTGA
- a CDS encoding class I SAM-dependent methyltransferase, whose protein sequence is MNKKKWYEALFENYGDTYDKETFTRGTIGECDFIEKELNKDKSVKILDVGCGTGRHSIELTRRGYKVKGIDMSESMLVKAREKAEKSGLRIDFSKHDARNLPFEAEFESVIMLCEGGFPLMETDEMNYEILKSATKSLKNGGKLIFTTLNGLFPLYHSVEEFCAKDSAQGNATYRSNTFDLMTFRDHNITELENDEGAKISLECDERYYVPSEITWLLKTLGYKKIDIFGAKLGAFSRDDKLTTEDFEMLVVAEK, encoded by the coding sequence ATGAATAAAAAAAAATGGTATGAAGCTTTGTTCGAAAATTACGGAGACACTTACGACAAAGAGACTTTTACAAGAGGAACCATCGGTGAGTGCGATTTTATTGAAAAGGAGTTGAACAAAGATAAATCGGTCAAAATTCTCGATGTCGGATGCGGGACAGGAAGGCATTCAATCGAGTTGACCAGAAGAGGTTACAAAGTCAAAGGAATAGACATGTCTGAATCCATGCTCGTAAAAGCGAGAGAAAAAGCCGAAAAATCGGGTCTCAGGATTGATTTTTCGAAGCACGACGCGAGAAATCTTCCTTTTGAAGCAGAATTTGAATCAGTCATAATGCTCTGTGAAGGCGGTTTCCCTCTGATGGAGACCGACGAAATGAACTATGAAATTCTTAAAAGTGCTACGAAGTCTCTTAAAAACGGTGGGAAATTGATATTCACGACATTAAACGGACTTTTTCCTCTGTATCATTCTGTCGAAGAGTTTTGTGCCAAAGATTCGGCGCAGGGCAACGCGACATACAGGAGCAACACTTTCGATCTCATGACATTCAGAGACCACAACATAACTGAACTGGAAAACGACGAAGGAGCGAAAATATCCCTGGAGTGCGACGAAAGGTATTACGTACCGAGCGAGATAACGTGGCTTTTAAAGACCCTGGGGTACAAAAAAATCGATATATTCGGCGCGAAACTCGGCGCTTTTTCGAGAGATGACAAACTGACGACGGAAGATTTTGAAATGCTCGTTGTGGCTGAAAAATAG
- a CDS encoding DUF3795 domain-containing protein has translation MSVFYEDSYCGLFCGACEILLAYKRTSEEGRCFEWADFPEPIKNHISPARIECRGCKSDLVFEGCKKCKMRECAKNKQVQFCFECPDFPCTLLKEMKVAVDSLKVSLPHVRFIINNMMDIKRLGKDEWLKSQNEYWKCRKCGKRMGWYDEACRSCGEKIPRRY, from the coding sequence ATGTCTGTTTTCTACGAAGATTCATATTGCGGTCTTTTCTGCGGAGCTTGTGAAATTTTACTCGCTTACAAAAGAACTTCGGAAGAAGGCCGGTGTTTTGAGTGGGCTGATTTTCCCGAACCGATTAAAAACCACATAAGTCCAGCCAGGATTGAGTGCAGGGGTTGTAAGTCTGATCTGGTTTTTGAGGGCTGTAAAAAATGTAAAATGCGGGAATGCGCTAAAAACAAACAGGTTCAATTCTGTTTTGAATGCCCGGATTTTCCCTGTACTCTCTTAAAAGAGATGAAGGTGGCTGTTGATTCGTTAAAAGTCTCACTGCCTCATGTAAGATTCATAATAAACAATATGATGGATATAAAAAGACTAGGCAAGGACGAATGGTTGAAGTCTCAAAATGAATACTGGAAGTGCAGAAAATGCGGAAAGAGGATGGGCTGGTATGATGAGGCATGCCGTTCGTGCGGAGAAAAAATCCCTCGAAGATATTAA
- a CDS encoding cysteine--tRNA ligase, protein MSIKIYNTLSRSLEEFRPEDSNNVKLYACGVTVYDEAHIGHASQAVFFDVIRSYLEYRGFKVFYVRNFTDIDDKIINKAFETGKSASEISSHYIEETRNDLQKIKVRSATAEPKVTDHVKDIIKFIEELIEKGFAYESRGDVLFSVDKFKGYGKLSNRKTEELLEQEPSESKKNPADFALWKAAKPGEPSWESPWGKGRPGWHIECSVMARELLGDTLDIHGGGVDLLFPHHENEIAQSESLTGKPFSRYWIHNGLVMVNNQKMSKSLGNFYTIKEALEKFEPDVIRYIILSHHYSSNIDFSEDAFKNAEKRVFYFYKSLLSVNRFLESASDIKRPELQSKGNGLKELFEQGMDDNFNTAKVIAELSNAFSEANRILSDKKTSEEEKVKIISLFKKDFEVISKVLNLLNDDPRDVVEKIKLKYLNRLNLKQEELQKTIDARNEFKKTKDYTSADGIRAELMSKGIKLLDYPNRTDWELLI, encoded by the coding sequence ATGAGCATTAAAATTTACAATACTTTAAGCAGGTCTTTGGAAGAATTCAGGCCAGAAGATTCAAACAACGTAAAACTTTATGCCTGCGGTGTGACCGTTTACGACGAAGCTCACATCGGTCACGCCAGCCAGGCAGTTTTTTTTGACGTCATAAGAAGTTATCTCGAATACAGAGGCTTTAAGGTTTTTTATGTAAGAAATTTTACAGACATAGACGATAAAATAATAAATAAAGCTTTTGAGACAGGTAAATCCGCGTCTGAAATCAGCAGTCATTACATTGAAGAGACCCGGAATGATTTACAAAAGATAAAAGTCAGATCCGCGACGGCAGAACCAAAAGTCACCGACCACGTCAAAGACATTATAAAATTTATAGAAGAATTGATTGAAAAAGGTTTCGCATACGAATCGCGGGGAGACGTTCTTTTTTCAGTAGATAAATTCAAAGGATACGGAAAACTGTCAAACAGGAAAACCGAGGAATTGCTCGAGCAGGAACCTTCTGAAAGCAAGAAAAATCCGGCAGATTTCGCCCTGTGGAAAGCCGCTAAACCGGGCGAGCCGTCATGGGAATCCCCCTGGGGAAAAGGAAGGCCGGGCTGGCACATCGAGTGCTCGGTCATGGCCCGTGAACTTTTGGGAGATACGCTGGATATACACGGCGGAGGAGTTGACCTGCTTTTCCCTCATCATGAAAATGAAATAGCTCAAAGCGAGAGTTTGACGGGAAAACCGTTTTCCCGCTACTGGATACACAACGGCCTGGTGATGGTCAACAACCAGAAAATGAGCAAGAGCCTCGGAAATTTCTATACAATAAAGGAAGCTCTCGAAAAATTCGAACCCGATGTGATCAGATACATTATCCTGTCGCATCATTATTCTTCAAACATCGATTTTTCCGAGGACGCATTCAAAAACGCAGAGAAGAGAGTTTTCTATTTTTACAAATCGCTCCTTTCTGTAAACCGTTTTCTGGAAAGCGCTTCAGATATTAAAAGGCCTGAGCTGCAATCAAAAGGCAATGGATTGAAAGAACTATTTGAACAGGGCATGGACGACAATTTCAACACGGCAAAGGTCATTGCCGAATTATCAAACGCCTTCAGCGAAGCAAACAGGATATTGTCGGACAAAAAAACGAGTGAAGAGGAAAAAGTGAAAATAATTTCGCTTTTCAAAAAAGACTTCGAAGTCATTTCAAAAGTGCTTAATTTATTAAACGACGACCCCCGTGATGTGGTTGAAAAAATAAAATTAAAGTATTTAAACAGGTTGAATCTAAAGCAGGAAGAACTCCAAAAAACAATCGACGCCCGGAATGAGTTCAAGAAAACAAAAGATTACACTTCAGCCGACGGCATAAGGGCTGAATTAATGAGCAAAGGAATCAAGCTTCTCGATTATCCGAACAGAACTGATTGGGAACTTTTGATATGA
- a CDS encoding NAD(P)/FAD-dependent oxidoreductase, giving the protein MKDGSIIIIGAGFAGMSAGIYAQMNGYKTEIFESHNLPGGLCTAWKRKGYTIDGCVHWLVGSSPKSGMYRFWQEVGITGGSKFIDLDEFMRYEYADGRKLIFYSDVDKFEKQLLEFSPEDEKPIKDFTNSIRMCLGFDKPSDADPFFKKLVNYARMGLLFVTKGRKIKHLMNVSTEEFIENFKNPALREAFRHIWIPEFSMFFMVFTFAFLHNKNAGYPVGGSMPLSRALEKRYKDLGGVIHYGKRVDKILTENDKAVGVKLSDGTEHRAEKFISAADGHTTIFKMLDGKYTDEKIRETYEKWKIFPPLVYVGLGVNKSFENEPKTVSGICFQLKKPVEIGGSMIKCLSVHIFNQDATMAPAGKTCLTVMLSSSYEYWKEIARDKTAYQQKKEQITKIVIEALEERFAGISNQIEMSDVATPLTFERFTGNWKGSFEGWLITPENSHVVMKPMSQTLPGLADFYMCGQWVEPGGGLPTGVMSGRRLLKAICKKDRKKFKSTIA; this is encoded by the coding sequence ATGAAAGACGGCTCGATAATAATCATCGGAGCGGGATTCGCCGGAATGTCCGCAGGCATATATGCTCAAATGAACGGATACAAGACAGAAATATTCGAATCGCACAATCTGCCCGGAGGTCTTTGCACCGCCTGGAAAAGGAAGGGATACACCATTGACGGGTGCGTCCACTGGCTCGTAGGTTCTTCTCCCAAAAGCGGCATGTACAGATTTTGGCAAGAAGTCGGAATAACCGGAGGAAGCAAATTCATAGATTTGGATGAATTCATGCGCTACGAGTATGCTGACGGAAGAAAACTGATTTTCTACTCAGACGTGGATAAATTCGAAAAACAATTGCTTGAATTTTCTCCTGAGGACGAAAAACCGATTAAAGATTTCACAAACAGCATTAGAATGTGCCTCGGTTTTGACAAACCTTCCGACGCCGATCCCTTTTTCAAGAAATTGGTGAACTATGCAAGAATGGGTCTTCTCTTTGTTACAAAGGGAAGAAAAATAAAACATTTGATGAATGTCAGCACGGAGGAATTTATAGAAAACTTCAAAAATCCGGCTCTTCGCGAAGCTTTTCGTCATATCTGGATACCTGAATTTTCAATGTTTTTCATGGTTTTTACGTTCGCTTTTCTTCACAACAAAAATGCCGGATATCCTGTCGGCGGTTCAATGCCTTTGTCGCGAGCGCTTGAAAAGAGATACAAAGATTTGGGCGGAGTCATTCATTACGGAAAGCGAGTGGATAAAATCTTGACAGAAAATGACAAAGCGGTCGGAGTGAAGTTATCAGACGGGACAGAACATAGAGCGGAAAAATTTATTTCGGCGGCAGACGGGCATACTACGATATTTAAAATGCTGGACGGCAAATATACGGACGAGAAAATCCGGGAAACCTACGAAAAGTGGAAAATTTTTCCTCCTCTGGTATATGTCGGATTGGGAGTGAACAAGTCGTTTGAAAACGAACCGAAAACGGTCTCTGGTATTTGCTTTCAATTGAAAAAACCCGTTGAAATTGGCGGTTCGATGATTAAATGCCTTTCCGTTCATATATTCAATCAGGATGCTACCATGGCTCCCGCCGGCAAGACTTGTCTCACCGTCATGCTGTCGAGCAGTTACGAATACTGGAAGGAAATCGCCAGGGATAAAACGGCTTATCAGCAGAAAAAAGAGCAGATAACAAAAATTGTCATCGAAGCGCTCGAAGAACGATTTGCCGGAATATCAAACCAGATAGAGATGTCCGACGTCGCTACACCTCTGACTTTTGAAAGATTTACGGGTAATTGGAAAGGCAGTTTCGAAGGCTGGCTGATAACGCCTGAAAATTCCCATGTTGTCATGAAACCTATGAGCCAGACGTTACCCGGATTGGCCGATTTTTACATGTGCGGACAGTGGGTAGAACCGGGAGGCGGTCTGCCGACCGGTGTCATGTCGGGGAGAAGACTTTTGAAAGCGATTTGTAAAAAAGACAGAAAGAAATTTAAATCAACAATTGCGTAA
- a CDS encoding MATE family efflux transporter, which produces MKDMTSGSVTKNILIFSVPMLLGNVFQQFYNVVDSIVVGRFIGKGALGAVGVCFPIIFFIVALIMGATMGSMVLVAQFFGAKNYEKLRATVDTTYIVMFLTALLMTFIGLLTSGYILRLLGTPADVIKDAKTYLDIIFAGLISIFGYNGLSAIMRGVGDSKTPLYLLIVSSLINVALDLIFVLVFRWGVAGVAWATVIAQTISFVLGVVILNMKNPLLSLRIRNCRFDKKIFTESIRIGIPSGVQQMFVSLGMMALTKIVNGFGTNALTAFTAAGRIDSFAMMPAMNFSMALSTFTGQNIGAKKMQRVSKGLKSTLLMSIIYSLAVTLLIYFKGGDLIRIFNTDPEVVSIGREYLLIVSSFYIAFSVMFASNGLLRGAGDTLIPMIITLFSLWAFRVPLSYFLSRFIGTSGIWWGIPVAWCFGAFASLLYYKSGNWRKRIAIKSFDASKVVEQEIINEVECEDLEKKEFRP; this is translated from the coding sequence ATGAAAGACATGACAAGCGGAAGCGTCACAAAAAATATTCTGATTTTCAGCGTGCCTATGCTTCTCGGAAATGTATTTCAGCAGTTTTACAATGTTGTCGATTCTATTGTAGTCGGTCGGTTCATAGGAAAAGGGGCGCTGGGCGCTGTCGGTGTTTGTTTTCCCATAATATTTTTCATTGTAGCCCTGATCATGGGAGCTACCATGGGTTCTATGGTTCTCGTCGCGCAGTTTTTCGGAGCAAAAAATTATGAAAAACTCAGGGCGACAGTAGACACGACATACATTGTCATGTTTTTGACGGCCTTGCTCATGACCTTCATAGGACTTTTGACGAGCGGGTATATACTCAGGCTTTTAGGCACTCCCGCCGATGTCATAAAAGACGCTAAAACTTATCTCGATATAATATTTGCCGGACTCATATCAATTTTCGGATACAACGGGCTCAGCGCTATAATGAGAGGAGTCGGCGATTCCAAAACGCCTCTGTATCTGCTCATTGTTTCAAGCTTGATAAACGTAGCTCTCGACCTTATTTTTGTGCTGGTTTTCAGATGGGGAGTCGCCGGAGTCGCTTGGGCGACGGTGATAGCTCAGACGATTTCGTTCGTGCTCGGAGTCGTCATATTAAATATGAAAAATCCGCTGCTGTCCCTGAGGATAAGAAACTGCAGATTTGACAAAAAAATATTCACGGAGAGCATAAGAATCGGAATCCCGTCTGGTGTACAGCAGATGTTCGTATCCCTCGGCATGATGGCTTTGACTAAAATAGTCAACGGTTTCGGAACTAACGCCCTGACAGCTTTCACGGCAGCGGGTAGAATTGACTCCTTTGCGATGATGCCCGCCATGAATTTTTCTATGGCTCTTTCGACTTTTACAGGCCAGAACATAGGAGCGAAAAAAATGCAAAGAGTCTCCAAGGGCTTAAAAAGTACGCTTTTAATGTCGATAATATATTCGCTTGCAGTGACTCTGCTAATTTATTTCAAGGGCGGAGACTTGATCAGGATTTTTAACACCGATCCGGAAGTCGTCAGCATAGGAAGAGAATATTTGTTGATAGTCAGCTCTTTTTATATCGCCTTTTCCGTTATGTTCGCTTCAAACGGGCTTCTCAGAGGCGCCGGCGACACATTGATACCGATGATAATCACCCTTTTCTCTCTCTGGGCGTTCAGAGTTCCGCTTTCATATTTTTTGTCGAGGTTTATAGGTACATCAGGCATTTGGTGGGGGATACCTGTCGCATGGTGTTTCGGAGCGTTCGCCTCGCTCCTCTATTACAAAAGCGGCAACTGGAGAAAGAGAATTGCCATTAAAAGTTTTGACGCAAGCAAAGTAGTAGAACAGGAAATAATCAACGAAGTTGAATGCGAAGATTTGGAGAAAAAGGAATTCAGACCGTAA
- a CDS encoding nitronate monooxygenase, whose product MNQSMPILKIGNLEAKIPIIQGGMGVGISLSGLAAAVAKEGGIGVIATAGIGMLEPDFLTNYKEANIRVLKNEIRKARKQTNGLIGVNVMLALSDFDDLVLTAVDEGIDLVLMGAGLLLKIPETLTLERIKNIPTKFIPIVSSANVAKIIFHHWAKKYNHVPDAVVVEGPLAGGHLGFKKDHIFDPDYQLEKILPEVLSVLKVYEQQFSKKIPVIAAGGIYTGADIHKFIRMGAQGVQMATRFVATHECDASDEFKEAYINCKEEDIVIIDSPVGLPGRAIRNKFIKDVLDGHKKPFKCPWTCLRTCDFNKVSYCIALALTNAKKGNLDDGFVFAGANAYRVNKIISVKELIGTLVDEYEKQERSDPTVV is encoded by the coding sequence ATGAATCAAAGTATGCCAATATTAAAAATAGGAAATCTTGAAGCAAAGATACCGATAATTCAGGGGGGTATGGGAGTCGGTATTTCGCTTTCGGGTCTGGCAGCCGCGGTGGCAAAAGAGGGTGGGATTGGTGTCATTGCCACAGCGGGAATCGGCATGCTTGAACCCGATTTCCTGACAAATTACAAAGAAGCGAACATAAGAGTTTTAAAAAACGAAATCAGAAAAGCGAGAAAACAGACAAACGGCCTCATAGGCGTCAACGTCATGCTGGCTCTTTCGGATTTTGATGATTTGGTACTTACTGCGGTAGATGAGGGAATTGATTTGGTTTTAATGGGAGCGGGACTTCTGTTAAAAATACCTGAAACACTGACGCTTGAAAGAATTAAAAATATTCCGACAAAATTTATACCAATAGTGTCATCGGCAAATGTCGCTAAAATAATATTTCACCATTGGGCTAAAAAATACAATCATGTTCCTGATGCGGTGGTCGTCGAAGGGCCTTTGGCCGGAGGACACCTCGGTTTCAAAAAAGATCACATCTTCGACCCGGATTATCAATTGGAAAAGATATTACCTGAAGTATTATCTGTATTAAAAGTATACGAACAGCAGTTCAGTAAAAAAATCCCAGTGATCGCCGCCGGCGGTATTTACACGGGAGCGGATATTCATAAGTTTATTCGAATGGGAGCCCAGGGAGTGCAGATGGCGACAAGATTTGTCGCAACCCATGAGTGTGACGCGTCTGACGAATTTAAAGAGGCTTACATAAATTGCAAAGAAGAAGACATTGTCATAATAGACAGTCCTGTTGGTTTGCCGGGAAGAGCCATCAGAAACAAGTTTATAAAAGACGTATTGGACGGCCATAAAAAACCCTTCAAATGCCCGTGGACGTGTTTGAGAACGTGCGATTTCAACAAAGTGTCTTATTGCATAGCTCTGGCCCTTACAAACGCCAAAAAAGGCAACCTCGATGACGGATTCGTTTTTGCGGGAGCTAATGCCTACAGAGTAAATAAAATCATTTCTGTTAAAGAATTAATTGGAACCCTTGTAGATGAATATGAAAAGCAGGAACGCTCAGATCCGACCGTTGTCTGA
- a CDS encoding calcium/sodium antiporter: MLLTVVLLVLGIIFLTGGAEFLVRGSSGLAKRLGISPLVVGLTVVSFGTSSPELVVGVKSALSGYAGLAVGNVLGSNIVNIALILGIASLINPLRVHLKAVKRDSPFLVIMSALAFVFLFDRKLFRVEAVILVFFCAMYIAFTIFMAVREKDAEKEDRKICRTPWFLLVISMAGGLSALLIGANLLIKGGIDLARFFGVSEEIIGISIVAVGTSLPELASSVIASIRKEADLAIGNIIGACTLNLGFVLGISGTISSFSFPLLKIDDLLVMFLVGLLLFPFLKSNFRLSRKEGAVFVMIYIVYIFFLWL, from the coding sequence GTGCTCTTGACCGTTGTATTACTTGTTTTGGGAATAATCTTTCTCACGGGAGGAGCAGAATTTCTGGTCAGAGGAAGTTCAGGACTGGCAAAAAGGTTGGGGATTTCTCCTCTGGTCGTTGGGCTGACGGTTGTCTCGTTCGGAACGAGCAGTCCGGAACTTGTTGTCGGTGTAAAATCAGCTCTATCAGGATATGCGGGCCTTGCCGTAGGAAATGTTCTGGGGTCGAACATCGTGAACATAGCTTTAATTCTCGGCATAGCTTCTCTCATAAATCCGCTGAGAGTACACCTCAAGGCGGTAAAACGGGATTCTCCATTTCTCGTAATTATGTCGGCGCTGGCCTTTGTGTTTCTATTCGACAGGAAACTTTTCAGAGTGGAAGCTGTAATACTGGTATTTTTCTGCGCCATGTACATTGCTTTTACCATTTTCATGGCTGTGCGGGAAAAAGACGCCGAAAAAGAAGACAGGAAAATCTGCAGAACTCCCTGGTTTTTACTTGTAATTTCGATGGCAGGCGGTCTGTCTGCTTTGCTGATAGGGGCGAATCTGCTGATTAAGGGAGGAATCGATCTCGCTCGGTTTTTCGGAGTCAGCGAGGAAATAATAGGTATTTCCATTGTCGCTGTCGGCACAAGCCTGCCCGAACTGGCGTCGTCCGTAATCGCTTCTATAAGAAAAGAGGCGGACCTTGCCATTGGCAACATAATCGGCGCGTGTACTTTGAATTTAGGTTTCGTCCTCGGGATTTCAGGAACCATTTCATCTTTTTCGTTTCCTCTATTAAAGATAGACGATCTTTTGGTCATGTTTCTCGTCGGATTGTTACTCTTCCCGTTTCTGAAATCAAATTTCAGGCTGTCCCGTAAGGAAGGCGCAGTCTTCGTCATGATTTATATTGTCTATATTTTCTTTTTGTGGTTGTGA
- a CDS encoding magnesium transporter CorA family protein, with protein sequence MIKFYKIFNEKDIKEIGEFQENCWINVVDPDESEKSWLIEKFEIDGENISDILDIDEQSRYEKDENYTLFIMRGPAFDKNRDVSYFTVPIGVIFHEKCLITICLQDNIVIRNVLFSKMKNIRITTKNIFLLTLFLRSSINFLIFLKALNKETSLIEKDLKKSIKNTELYDLLTIEKSLVFFTTALRSNELLLEKIQKGVVLKLYEDEIEALEDAMTENKQAIEMANIHSNILSGMMDAFASIISNNLNVVVKKLTAISLVLMIPTLIASIYGMNVGLPFQHSVYAFLIVILGSVLLSAGALIFFVLKKFL encoded by the coding sequence ATGATAAAATTCTACAAAATTTTCAACGAAAAAGATATCAAGGAAATCGGCGAATTCCAGGAAAATTGCTGGATCAATGTTGTTGATCCGGATGAATCAGAAAAATCATGGCTCATTGAAAAATTCGAAATTGACGGAGAAAACATATCAGACATACTCGATATTGACGAACAGTCGAGATACGAAAAAGACGAGAATTACACATTGTTTATAATGAGGGGTCCCGCCTTCGATAAAAACAGGGACGTATCATATTTTACCGTTCCTATAGGCGTCATTTTTCATGAAAAATGCCTGATAACCATATGCCTTCAGGACAATATCGTGATAAGAAATGTATTGTTTAGCAAAATGAAAAATATAAGGATTACAACAAAAAACATTTTTCTTTTGACGTTATTTTTAAGGTCATCAATAAATTTTCTTATCTTTTTGAAAGCATTGAACAAAGAGACTTCTTTGATAGAAAAGGACCTGAAAAAATCAATAAAAAACACGGAATTGTACGATCTGTTGACAATAGAAAAATCACTCGTATTTTTCACGACTGCATTGAGATCAAATGAACTGTTGCTTGAAAAGATTCAAAAAGGAGTCGTACTGAAATTGTACGAAGACGAAATTGAGGCGCTTGAAGACGCTATGACCGAAAACAAGCAGGCGATTGAGATGGCGAACATACACAGCAATATATTGAGCGGGATGATGGACGCTTTCGCTTCGATAATTTCTAACAATCTCAACGTCGTGGTAAAAAAACTGACTGCTATTTCCCTGGTTCTCATGATACCGACACTTATTGCGAGTATTTACGGCATGAACGTGGGACTGCCCTTTCAGCACAGTGTCTATGCATTTCTAATTGTAATTCTGGGATCCGTTCTTTTATCTGCGGGAGCTCTGATATTCTTTGTCCTCAAGAAATTCTTGTAA
- a CDS encoding TrkA family potassium uptake protein, which translates to MNKYAVIGLGSFGMNIAVSLAKNGHGVVAVDSDKEKIDVIKDRITLAFQADVTNIKVLRDLNIKEFDGVIVSVGPRIETSVLIVQYLKTLDVKNILVKALSDDHYNLLQTIGVKRIVYPEKDEAQRLSFLLSMKNVREYIPFSEEFVLQEVICPLSLTGKTLQKLDIRKKFQILIIGVRNENKDNIIEIPDSQTVLNQGDSLFIIGKKSDSNKFSKMKS; encoded by the coding sequence GTGAATAAATATGCAGTCATAGGGTTAGGAAGCTTCGGTATGAATATTGCTGTTAGCCTAGCAAAAAATGGTCATGGCGTTGTTGCCGTTGATTCAGACAAGGAAAAAATAGACGTCATTAAAGATCGCATAACATTGGCTTTTCAAGCGGACGTGACGAATATAAAAGTCTTGAGGGATTTAAACATTAAAGAGTTCGACGGTGTAATTGTCAGCGTAGGACCCAGAATTGAAACGAGCGTTCTTATTGTTCAATATTTAAAGACTCTTGACGTTAAAAATATATTAGTCAAGGCTTTATCCGATGACCATTACAATCTGCTTCAGACAATCGGCGTCAAAAGGATTGTTTATCCTGAAAAGGATGAGGCGCAGCGACTTTCTTTCCTCTTAAGCATGAAAAATGTTCGCGAATACATTCCTTTTTCGGAGGAGTTCGTACTTCAGGAAGTGATTTGTCCTTTGTCTTTGACGGGGAAAACGCTTCAAAAACTTGACATCAGAAAAAAATTTCAGATTCTTATAATAGGTGTCAGAAACGAAAACAAAGACAATATAATTGAAATACCCGATTCACAAACGGTTTTAAATCAGGGAGATTCATTGTTTATAATCGGAAAAAAAAGTGATTCGAATAAATTCTCGAAAATGAAATCTTAA
- a CDS encoding DUF3024 domain-containing protein: MENFINRIRPKEEIRDRIDIAYKIEKQSIIIFEIRSSLRDPMLKIEHPIAKTVHVKSKNQWKIYWMKRDLKWHPYDPEPVVKTLKKFLKIVTEDEKGCFWG, encoded by the coding sequence ATGGAAAATTTCATCAATCGCATCCGGCCAAAGGAAGAAATTCGCGACAGGATTGATATCGCTTATAAAATTGAAAAACAAAGCATAATAATTTTTGAAATTCGATCTTCTTTGCGTGATCCTATGCTGAAAATTGAACACCCGATTGCAAAGACGGTCCACGTAAAATCAAAAAATCAATGGAAAATATATTGGATGAAAAGAGACTTGAAATGGCATCCTTACGATCCGGAACCTGTTGTTAAGACCTTGAAAAAGTTTCTCAAAATCGTAACAGAGGATGAGAAAGGCTGCTTTTGGGGGTAA